A single genomic interval of Scylla paramamosain isolate STU-SP2022 chromosome 4, ASM3559412v1, whole genome shotgun sequence harbors:
- the LOC135099725 gene encoding uncharacterized protein LOC135099725: protein MAENNNVLEEDAARALTKLRLLCTKMVQDARDAGVTTEEIKAAYMVMKYNELDDSVSEDKSKCGESTRVVSAKQWHWHQWAGVGALVALLVAVILCYYGDYVKTQLITSKCLVRNNYIVMEATRPRTKCGRVCSGVGGVLELSANISREEFERWAYLSRPLVVRGGAAHWLALDKFSVGFLRSLYDSIEGSYEAVAEDCQFLPFRSEFLDLRTALAMHPARAAGRPGTKHWYFGWSNCSPGVSSVLRQLAPRPSFLPALSESSALDWIFMGCPGPGAAWHLDYVQRPSWQAQIRGTKTWYLRPVPECHSQCQPFNVTVYRGDIIFLDTNQWYHTTHIHEGGLSITLGSEYD from the exons ATGGCAGAGAACAacaatgtgctggaggaggatgcGGCACGTGCCCTCACCAAGCTTCGTCTCCTGTGCACGAAAATGGTTCAGGACGCGAGAGACGCGGGCGTCACCACGGAAGAGATTAAAGCCGCATATATGGTGATGAAGTACAATGAGTTAGATGATAGTGTCAGTGAAGATAAAAGCAAATGCGGTGAGTCCACTAGAGTGGTGAGTGCCAAGCAGTGGCACTGGCACCAGTGGGCGGGTGTGGGGGCTCTGGTGGCGCTGCTGGTAGCTGTTATACTGTGTTACTACGGTGATTATGTTAAAACCCAGCTGATTACCTCCAAATGCTTGGTCCGAAATAATTATATTGTAATGGAAGCCACTCGGCCACGCACCAAGTGCGGGCGTGTGTGCAGCGGTGTGGGCGGTGTCCTGGAGCTAAGTGCCAATATTTCGCGGGAGGAGTTTGAACGGTGGGCGTACCTCTCAAGGCcgctggtggtgaggggaggtgccGCCCACTGGCTAGCCCTTGACAAGTTTTCCGTGGGCTTCCTGCGGAGTTTATACGATAGTATTGAGGGATCCTATGAGGCTGTCGCTGAGGATTGCCAGTTCCTGCCCTTCCGCAGTGAGTTTCTTGACCTAAGGACAGCCCTTGCCATGCATCCTGCCCGCGCCGCCGGCCGCCCTGGCACCAAACACTGGTATTTTGGCTG GAGTAACTGTTCCCCGGGAGTGAGCAGCGTCTTGAGGCAGCTAGCTccccgcccttccttcctcccggcCCTCTCGGAGTCCTCAGCGCTGGACTGGATATTCATGGGGTGTCCGGGACCGGGGGCTGCCTGGCAC CTAGACTATGTGCAGCGGCCGTCCTGGCAGGCGCAGATAAGAGGCACTAAGACGTGGTACTTGAGGCCCGTGCCCGAGTGCCATTCCCAGTGCCAGCCCTTCAACGTCACCGTATATAGAGGCGATATTA TATTCTTGGACACCAATCAGTGGTACCACACGACCCACATCCACGAGGGCGGCCTATCCATCACCCTAGGCTCCGAGTACGACTGA
- the LOC135099726 gene encoding putative peptidyl-tRNA hydrolase PTRHD1 yields MSTSGAGLVQYVVVRKDLFTCLAWPVGAVIAQACHAATAVTHLFHDDDNMKTYLADLDNMHKVVLGIDGETKIRQLSEKLSEAAVDHKLWIEQPEDIPTCLVTKPYAKQEVSKYFKKLKLLKVDESQSPKTEENTSQ; encoded by the exons ATGTCTACAAGTGGGGCAGGACTGGTGCAGTATGTGGTGGTGCGGAAAGACTTATTTACCTGTCTGGCTTGGCCTGTGGGAGCTGTCATTGCCCAGGCCTGTCATGCTGCCACAGCTGTCACCCATCTTTTCCATGATGATGACAACATGAAAACTTATCTAGCAGATCTGGACAACATGCACAAG GTGGTGTTAGGAATAGATGGTGAAACCAAAATAAGACAGCTGTCAGAGAAGCTGAGTGAGGCAGCAGTGGATCACAAGCTGTGGATAGAGCAGCCTGAGGACATCCCAACCTGCCTGGTGACCAAGCCCTATGCCAAGCAGGAAGTGAGCAAGTACTTCAAGAAGCTCAAACTCCTGAAGGTAGATGAATCACAGTCACCAAAAACTGAAGAGAATACCTCTCAGTGA